DNA from Aphis gossypii isolate Hap1 chromosome 3, ASM2018417v2, whole genome shotgun sequence:
ccgttatattatacagctagataaaatgacttaaaataatttctaatgaaAATAACTCACCCGTTCCTTATACACGTCACGATCGACCGAACCGCAGATTATAGCCGGACTGTTTGGCAAGTGTTTGGCGATCTGCAGACGAAAATGAAACATCAAAACTACTGTTATGATATACAAAATACGCAGACCACTATTCCGGCGGTATACTCACAATTTCCAAACACTTGTTGGTGCAAGTCTTCACGCCCAAGGTGTTACACGGGGCTGGTTCGTCTTGTTCGTGTAACAGCGCCGCATATCCGGTCGGCTGTTTGTTGCCAGTTTTAGTTATTTGGCTACTCAAAAACACACCACAAATACATGGCGTCTTTGGGGTCGACGAGGGTAGCGATTGTGCGCCGTTCGATGACCCGAGAAACGGTGCTGGTTTAACCGCCGGCGGCGCATGATTTATCATTTCGTTAAGTTTTTGGCCCGGCGATATCGCCGATCTTTGTACACTTCCGACGTCGGATTGATCGGCGAAACTGTAA
Protein-coding regions in this window:
- the LOC114129396 gene encoding follicle cell protein 3C-1 — protein: MMMATATMVSFAVLLGSTSLCFADQSDVGSVQRSAISPGQKLNEMINHAPPAVKPAPFLGSSNGAQSLPSSTPKTPCICGVFLSSQITKTGNKQPTGYAALLHEQDEPAPCNTLGVKTCTNKCLEIIAKHLPNSPAIICGSVDRDVYKERAHLFVKNCNDSWINTLLSTGKEFCCKDGLHYKCPAK